Below is a window of Halogeometricum rufum DNA.
GTCGGCACCGACGGCGAACTGACGAAGACGACGTTCTGGGAGTTGGCCGACCGGTCGAGCCAGTTCGCCAACGTTCTGGCGGAACTCGGCGTCGAACGCGGCGACCGCGTCTTCTCGTACATGCCGCGCATCCCCGAACACTACGTCGCCCTCGTCGGGACGCTCAAACACGGCGCGGTCTGGGGGAGCGTCAACGAGCGGTTCGGTCCCGACGGCATCTCCTACCGCCTCGACGACTGCGACGCCAGCGTCGTCGTCACCACGACCGACAACCGCGACACGGTGGCCGAGGCGCTGACGGACGCGCCGTCGGTCGAACACGTCGTCACCGTGGACCGCGGCGGCGGCGCGCCCGTCGACGACATCGCGTTCGGCCCCGCGCTCGACGACGCGAGCACGACGCACGAGGCCGCCGACACCGGCGGCGAGGACGACGCGCTCCTCTACTACACTTCGGGGACGACGGGGTTGGCGAAGGGCGTCCTCCACAAGCAGCGCTGGATAGCCGGCGTCGCGGCGACGCAGCAGTACGCCGTGGACCTGCAACCCGGCGACCTCTACTGGAGCACCGGCGACCTGGGCTGGCTGACCGGCGCGATAAACACGCTGGGCGCGTGGTTCTGGGGCGCGTCGCTGTTCACCTACGAGGGCGAGTTCGACCCCGAGGCGTGGGTCGAACTGCTCGACGAGTACCCCGTCGACGTCCTGTTCTCGGTCCCGACGGCGTACCGGATGCTCAGGGAGCGAGACGAACTGCTGGCCGACGCCGACGTGGACCTGCGGCACGCGCTCTCCATCGGCGAACCGCTCAGCGCCGGCGTCGTCGAGTGGGGTCGCGAGACGCTCGGCGTCACCATCCTCGACACGTACGGGCAGACGGAGACGGGGAACATGATAATCAACAACTACCCGACGATGGACCTCAAGCCGGGGTCGATGGGGAAGCCGCTCCCCGGCATCGAAGCCGACATCGTCGACCCCGACACCGGCGAGGTGCTCGACCCGGGCGAGACCGGCGAGATAGCCGAACGCGGCGACTACCCGTGCTTCTTCGCGGAGTACTGGAACAAGCCCGAGCAGACGGCCGACTGTTTCGTGGACGGTCCCAGCGGCGAGTGGTATCTCTCCGGTGACCTCGCGTACAAGGACGAGGACGGCTACTTCTGGTTCGAGGGCCGCGCCGACGACGTCATCCTCTCGTCGGGCTACCGCATCGGCCCGTTCGAGGTGGAGAGCGCGCTCGGCGAACACGAGGCCGTCGCGGAGTCGGCCGTCGTCCCCAAACCCCACCGCGAACGCGGCAACATCGTCAAGGCGTACGTCGTCCTCAGCGAGGGGACCGAACCGTCCGAGGAGTTGAAGGAGGACATCAAGAACCACGTGAAGACCGAACTCTCGGCCCACGAGTACCCGCGAGAGATCGAGTTCCGCGACGAACTGCCGAAGACGGTCACGGGCAAGATTCGTCGCACCGAACTGAGAGACGAGACCGAGGGCTGAACCGCAGGCGAGACGCCGGCGCGTGCTACGTCCCTTCGACTAACCGCTTCAGATGCTCGGGCGGCACCGCGCCGCGGGCGCCGTACCCGTCGTAGGCGAACGTCGGCACGCCGGTCACGCCCTGCTGTCTCGCCTCGCCGAACGTCCGCCGGACCTCCTCGCGGAGGGCCTCGTCCGAGAGCGCCGACCGGACCTCCTCGCCCGCGACGCCGGCGTCCGCGGCGAGTTCGACGAGTACCGCTTCGTCGCCGATATCCGCGCCGTCCTGCCAGAGGGCGTCGAACACCGCCTCGTCGAACGCCAGCCACGTCTCGTAGTCGTAGTGCTCCTTCACGTAGTACGAGACCACCTGCGCGGGAAGCGAGTCCACGTCGGTGGCGATGTCGAGGTCCATCTCCACGTCGTACTTCTCCTGGAGGCGACGGACGTTCTCCTTGGCCTGTTCGTAGTAGTCGTCGTCCTTGCCGTCGTCCACCGAGTGGTCGATGGTGCCGTCGGGGTTCCGCTTCTGACTGCGCAGGTCGAACGGGTGCCAGTCGATTTCGAGTTCGTCCTCGCGGGTCGCCTGATACTGTCGCAGCGACTCGCGCCCGAGATAGCAGAACGGGCAGACGTAGTCGGAGTAGACGGTGATTCGGTCCGGAGAGTCGGCGTCGCTCATGCGTCCGGTACGTGGGCGGGCGGGTACAAGACACCACCGCGTCGATGCGTGCGCGGTGTCGTCCCACCACCGCGTCGATACGTGCGCGGTGTCGTCCCACCACCGCGTCGATACGTGCGCGGTGTCGTCCCACCACCGCGTCGGTACGTGCGCGGTGTCGTCCCACCACCGCGTCGATACGTGCGCGGTGTCGTACACGCGTCCGGGGTGTGCCCCGCCGGGACACGACCGCGGCGGGCCGTCGCCGTCTCGCGTCGTGACCCCGCAGTCCTCCCCCTTCCGCGTCGCACCGGGCCGCACGGACTCGAACCGGGCCGCGCCGACTCAGATGCCGTACGTCACGCCGGTCAGGTGCTCCGACAGTTCCCACAGTCGGTGGGCGTCGTCCTCGTCGCGCGACGCCTCGCTGGACTCGTTCTCGCCGGGGTGCCCGCGCATGTTCTGGAAGCCGGTCGGGCCGACGTACGTCCCGCCGCGGGCGTCGTCGGCGGTGGCGGCGTACAGGAGGGGGAGCGCGCCCATCTCGGCGCTCTGCGCGAACGCGCGGTTCGCGAGCCCCATCCCCAGTTTCCGGACGAACGACCCCTCCATCTCCGGCCCGCGACGCTGGAGGTTCGTGTCGGCGTAACCGGGGTGACAGCCGAGGCTCACCACGTCGTCGACGCCCGCCAGTTCCAGTCGTCGCTGGAGTTCGTACGCGAACAGGAGGTTCGCCAGTTTGCTCTGGGCGTAGGCGTCCCACTTGTCGTACGACTCCTCGCCCATGGGGTCCGAAAAGTCCATCTCACCGTTCTCGTGCAGGCCGCTGGACTGGGCGACGACGCGCGTCTCGCCCTCGGTGTCGCGGAGGGTGTCGAGGAGGAGGCCGGTGAGGGCGAAGTGGCCGAGGTGGTTGACGCCGAACTGCATCTCGAAGCCCTGTTCGGTCTCCCGGCGCGGAATCGCCATCAGGCCCGCGTTGTTCGCGAGGACGTGGCAGTCGTCGAACTCCGCTCGGAACCAGTCGGCGAACCGGCGGACGGAGTCGAGGTCCGCGAGGTCGAGTCTGGCCAGCGTGAGGTCGGCGTCGGGCACCGCTTCGCGGACGTCTCGGGCGGCCTCGCGCCCGCGTTCGGGACTCCGGACCGCCATCACGACGTGAGCGCCCTTCGCCGCCAGCGCTCGCGTCGCCTCGTAGCCGAGTCCGCTGTTCGCGCCGGTCACGACCATCGTCTTCCCCGAGCAGTCGGGGACGTCGTCGGCAGTCCACTTGGAGGTCATCGGCCGACGCTACGGCGCGACGACGGGTAAGTTCGTGGCCCGCGGCAGTCGGTCGACCTACCGTTCGGCGACGCCCGTCTGCATGCCGTCGGTGTTGAACGCGCTCCCGACGCCCTCGCGACCGGCGACGATGACGCCCGCGCCGGAGCCCGTGAGTTCTCCGAACTCCTCGATGGCCAGGTCGGCGGCCGACTGGGCGTCCTCGCCGCGTTCGAGGTGGCGGACCGCGCGGCGGGTGAGCGTGGTCTTGGCGATGTCCTCGCCCGCGCCCGTCGCGGAGGCGGCCCCCGCGGGCGCGGCGTAGAACCCGGACCCGACCTGCGGCACGTCACCGACGCGGCCGGCGAGGGCGAACCACCGCCCGCCGGTGGAGGTGGCGGCGGCGAACGCCTCCCCGTCGAAGGCGACGGCCCCGACGGTGTCGTGGTCCGAGAGGTCCGCGTCGTTCGAGGCGGTTGCGCTCGACTGCCCGAACTTGTCGTCGAGCCACGACAGGTGGTCGCGCGGCGACCCCGCCGGCGGGTCCGCCTCGTCCCAGCGCTGCCTCGTCTCGTCGGTGAAGAGGTCCACTCCGGTCTCGACGCCGAAGTCGGCGGCCACGTCCACCGCCGGTTCGCCCGCGACGAAGACGTGCGGCGTCTCCTCCATCACGGCGCGGGCGGCGGAGACGGCGTGCTCGACGCCCGGCATGCCCGCGACGGCACCCGTCTCGCGGGCACTCGTCATCACGCCCGCGTCCGTCCGCACCCGTCCGTCGGACTGGACCGCCCCGCCGACGCCGGCGTTGAACGCCGGGTCCGACTCCATGACGCGGATGGCCGCTTCGACGGCGTCGACCGGGTCAGCCCGAGACGCGCCAGTCGCCGCCGCGTGGTCCACCGTCTCCTGTCTGGGTTCCGGGTCGTCCGGGACGCCGCCCGCCCCGCCGTGAACGATGACTCGCATGTCGTCGGCGACGAACGGGGAGCGCAAAACGGCACCGACACCCGCCGTCGCCTGCCGCGAGTCGGCGGCCGTATCGGCGGAAGTCGCGTTCGCCCGAACGGCCGCGAGGGGACGAAGCGGCCACGTTCGCCGGGAAATCCAAGACTTGCCGTCCTGAACGATAACGGCAATACTTTACCGCCGGTCCGGGAACACCCGTCTGTTCATGAGCTACGACCAGATCGAAGTTCCCGAGAACGGGGAGAAGATCACGCTCGCCGACGAGGAGACGGGCGAGCTGTCGGTTCCCGACAACCCGATTATCCCCATCATCCACGGCGACGGCATCGGCACGGACGTCGGTCCGGCCGCCCAGAAGGTACTCGACGCCGCCGCGGATGCGACCGGTCGCTCCATCGAGTGGCTCCGCGTGTACGCGGGCGAGTCCGCCCGCGAGAAGTACGACGAGAACCTGCCCGAGGACACGGTGCAGGCAATCAGGGACCACCGCGTCGCCATCAAAGGTCCGCTCACCACGCCCGTCGGCGCGGGCTTCCGCTCGCTCAACGTCGCGCTCCGAAAGAAGCTCGACCTCTACGCGAACGTCCGCCCGACGTACCACCTCGACGGCGTCCCGTCGCCCGTGAAGAACCCCTCGGCGATGGACATGGTCACGTTCCGGGAGAACACCGAGGACGTGTACGCCGGCATCGAGTGGGAGGCCGGCACCGACGAGGTTCAGCAGGTCAAGGAGTTCGTCGAGGACGAGATGGGCGAGGACGACGTGATGCACGACGGCCCCATCGGCATCGGCATCAAGCCCATCACCGAGTTCGGGACGAAGCGGCTGGTCCGCGAGGCCATCGAGTACGCCCTCGAGAACGACCGCGACTCGGTCACCCTCGTCCACAAGGGTAACATCATGAAGTTCACCGAGGGCGCGTTCCGTGACTGGGGCTACGAACTCGCAGAGGAGGAGTTCGCCGAGGAGACCATCACCGAGGACGAACTCTGGGAGGAGTACGACGGCGAGCAGCCCGACGACAAGGTCGTCGTCAAGGACCGCATCGCCGACAACATGCTCCAGCAGCTCCTGACGCGGACCGACCAGTACGGCGTCATCGCGACGATGAACCTGAACGGCGACTACATGTCCGACGCCGCCGGCGCGCAGATCGGCGGACTCGGCATCGCCCCCGGCGCGAACTTCGGCGAGGGCCTCTGCCTCGCGGAACCCGTCCACGGGTCCGCGCCCAAGTACGCGGGCGAGGACAAGGTGAACCCGACGGCGATGATCCTCTCCGGCCGCCTCATGTTCGAGTACATGGGCTGGAAGGACGCCGGGAAGCTCATCCGCGACGCCGTCGAGAAGACCATCTCCGAGGGCGACGTGACGTACGACCTCGAACGGCAGATCGAGGGCGGCAACAAACTCGCCACGAGCGAGTTCGCCGAGGCCGTCGTCGAGAACATCGAAACGCTCTCGTAGAGAGCGTTTCGTGCGCTCGGAAATCGTAGATTTCCGAGAACATCGAAGAACTCGCATAAGCGATTTGTTCGAGCAGCCAGAACTCGCGTAACGAGCGCTTCTCGCGCCCGAAATTCTCCTCTCTTTTCGCCGCGCGAGCGACGCTACTCGCCCTCGCCCCAGTCGGCCATCCGCCGCGGCGGGCTGAAGACGTCGAGGCCCTCGACTGGGACGTCGCCGCGGTTCTCGGCACCGTGCAGTTCGTCGGCGTCGAGTGCGTACGAGTCGCCCGGGCCGACGACGACTTCTCGCTCGTCCTCGCCGACGACGAAGGTGAGTTCGC
It encodes the following:
- a CDS encoding isoaspartyl peptidase/L-asparaginase; translation: MRVIVHGGAGGVPDDPEPRQETVDHAAATGASRADPVDAVEAAIRVMESDPAFNAGVGGAVQSDGRVRTDAGVMTSARETGAVAGMPGVEHAVSAARAVMEETPHVFVAGEPAVDVAADFGVETGVDLFTDETRQRWDEADPPAGSPRDHLSWLDDKFGQSSATASNDADLSDHDTVGAVAFDGEAFAAATSTGGRWFALAGRVGDVPQVGSGFYAAPAGAASATGAGEDIAKTTLTRRAVRHLERGEDAQSAADLAIEEFGELTGSGAGVIVAGREGVGSAFNTDGMQTGVAER
- a CDS encoding oxidoreductase; protein product: MTSKWTADDVPDCSGKTMVVTGANSGLGYEATRALAAKGAHVVMAVRSPERGREAARDVREAVPDADLTLARLDLADLDSVRRFADWFRAEFDDCHVLANNAGLMAIPRRETEQGFEMQFGVNHLGHFALTGLLLDTLRDTEGETRVVAQSSGLHENGEMDFSDPMGEESYDKWDAYAQSKLANLLFAYELQRRLELAGVDDVVSLGCHPGYADTNLQRRGPEMEGSFVRKLGMGLANRAFAQSAEMGALPLLYAATADDARGGTYVGPTGFQNMRGHPGENESSEASRDEDDAHRLWELSEHLTGVTYGI
- a CDS encoding cupin domain-containing protein; its protein translation is MERVSTDSVEAVEAVPDVHLSVLAGSDRVNVQHFRIEPGATVPAHSHDQEQVGYVVSGELTFVVGEDEREVVVGPGDSYALDADELHGAENRGDVPVEGLDVFSPPRRMADWGEGE
- a CDS encoding acyl-CoA synthetase, producing MSNGHNLTDYDATRESFSWDDVYAEADWDAPERLNVAHETVDRHAEDREKVALYQVGTDGELTKTTFWELADRSSQFANVLAELGVERGDRVFSYMPRIPEHYVALVGTLKHGAVWGSVNERFGPDGISYRLDDCDASVVVTTTDNRDTVAEALTDAPSVEHVVTVDRGGGAPVDDIAFGPALDDASTTHEAADTGGEDDALLYYTSGTTGLAKGVLHKQRWIAGVAATQQYAVDLQPGDLYWSTGDLGWLTGAINTLGAWFWGASLFTYEGEFDPEAWVELLDEYPVDVLFSVPTAYRMLRERDELLADADVDLRHALSIGEPLSAGVVEWGRETLGVTILDTYGQTETGNMIINNYPTMDLKPGSMGKPLPGIEADIVDPDTGEVLDPGETGEIAERGDYPCFFAEYWNKPEQTADCFVDGPSGEWYLSGDLAYKDEDGYFWFEGRADDVILSSGYRIGPFEVESALGEHEAVAESAVVPKPHRERGNIVKAYVVLSEGTEPSEELKEDIKNHVKTELSAHEYPREIEFRDELPKTVTGKIRRTELRDETEG
- the icd gene encoding isocitrate dehydrogenase (NADP(+)), with translation MSYDQIEVPENGEKITLADEETGELSVPDNPIIPIIHGDGIGTDVGPAAQKVLDAAADATGRSIEWLRVYAGESAREKYDENLPEDTVQAIRDHRVAIKGPLTTPVGAGFRSLNVALRKKLDLYANVRPTYHLDGVPSPVKNPSAMDMVTFRENTEDVYAGIEWEAGTDEVQQVKEFVEDEMGEDDVMHDGPIGIGIKPITEFGTKRLVREAIEYALENDRDSVTLVHKGNIMKFTEGAFRDWGYELAEEEFAEETITEDELWEEYDGEQPDDKVVVKDRIADNMLQQLLTRTDQYGVIATMNLNGDYMSDAAGAQIGGLGIAPGANFGEGLCLAEPVHGSAPKYAGEDKVNPTAMILSGRLMFEYMGWKDAGKLIRDAVEKTISEGDVTYDLERQIEGGNKLATSEFAEAVVENIETLS
- a CDS encoding DsbA family oxidoreductase, yielding MSDADSPDRITVYSDYVCPFCYLGRESLRQYQATREDELEIDWHPFDLRSQKRNPDGTIDHSVDDGKDDDYYEQAKENVRRLQEKYDVEMDLDIATDVDSLPAQVVSYYVKEHYDYETWLAFDEAVFDALWQDGADIGDEAVLVELAADAGVAGEEVRSALSDEALREEVRRTFGEARQQGVTGVPTFAYDGYGARGAVPPEHLKRLVEGT